A region of Polyangiaceae bacterium DNA encodes the following proteins:
- a CDS encoding HAD-IG family 5'-nucleotidase encodes MLLPLPGVVTENGRGVGIPRADRVFVNRNLRLSGIEWVGFDMDYTLAIYNQEQMDAISIDLTAERLVRRGYPAYLKHLSYDARFPIRGLLVDKKLGHVLKMDRHKGVLKGYHGLRLLARDELDELYHHKRIRPQTPRYHWIDTLFALSEVTAYSAIVDVLERRGEHVDYATLFSDVRLSIDDAHRDGSVYAHVTADFPRYIWRDPELARTLHKFRSAGKKLFLLTNSPHAYTEAVMTYLLGSGMAEYPSWHHYFDVVICAAQKPSWFQEGRPFVERDGETTRPVKGGLERGRIYENGNLEDFERLVGVRGSSVLYVGDHIYGDILRSKKETSWRTAMIIQELDAEIAALESCATELSRIRELYEQREKIEDELRFYQTQFKELGKATNGDGADRVADRARVKRAIDRLRAELRRIDSEHALLHERVDRTFHPYWGSLLKEENEMSGFGLQVATYADIYMRRVSSLLAYSPAQFFRSPHDLMPHEL; translated from the coding sequence CTGCTGCTGCCCTTGCCCGGGGTGGTCACCGAGAACGGCCGAGGCGTCGGCATCCCGCGCGCCGATCGCGTGTTCGTCAACCGCAACCTGCGCCTCTCGGGCATCGAGTGGGTGGGCTTCGACATGGACTACACGCTGGCCATCTACAACCAGGAGCAGATGGATGCGATCAGCATCGATCTCACGGCAGAGCGCCTGGTGCGCCGCGGCTACCCGGCTTACCTCAAGCACCTGAGCTACGACGCCCGCTTCCCCATCCGGGGCTTGCTGGTCGACAAGAAGCTCGGCCACGTGCTGAAGATGGACCGCCACAAGGGCGTGCTGAAGGGCTACCACGGCCTCCGCCTGCTCGCGCGGGACGAGCTCGACGAGCTCTACCACCACAAGCGCATCCGCCCCCAGACGCCGCGCTACCACTGGATCGACACGCTGTTCGCGCTCTCGGAGGTCACGGCGTATTCGGCCATCGTGGACGTGCTCGAGCGGCGCGGCGAGCACGTGGACTACGCCACGCTGTTCAGCGACGTGCGCCTGTCCATCGACGACGCGCACCGCGACGGCTCGGTCTACGCCCACGTGACCGCGGACTTCCCGCGCTACATCTGGCGCGATCCCGAGCTGGCCCGCACGCTGCACAAGTTCCGCTCCGCGGGGAAGAAGCTGTTCTTGCTGACCAACTCGCCGCACGCCTACACCGAAGCGGTGATGACCTACTTGCTCGGCAGCGGCATGGCCGAGTACCCGAGCTGGCACCACTACTTCGACGTGGTGATCTGCGCGGCGCAGAAGCCGTCTTGGTTCCAGGAGGGCAGGCCGTTCGTCGAGCGCGACGGCGAGACGACCCGCCCGGTCAAGGGTGGCCTGGAGCGCGGCCGCATCTACGAGAACGGCAACCTGGAGGACTTCGAGCGGCTCGTGGGCGTGCGCGGCTCGAGCGTGCTCTACGTCGGCGATCACATCTACGGCGACATCCTGCGCTCCAAGAAGGAGACGTCGTGGCGCACCGCGATGATCATCCAGGAGCTGGACGCAGAGATCGCCGCGCTGGAGAGCTGCGCCACCGAGCTCTCGCGCATCCGCGAGCTGTACGAGCAGCGCGAGAAGATCGAGGACGAGCTGCGCTTCTACCAGACTCAGTTCAAGGAGCTGGGAAAGGCGACGAACGGCGACGGCGCGGATCGGGTCGCCGACCGGGCGCGGGTCAAGCGCGCCATCGACCGGCTGCGAGCGGAGCTCCGCCGCATCGACTCGGAGCACGCGCTCCTGCACGAGCGCGTCGATCGCACCTTCCACCCTTACTGGGGCTCGCTGCTCAAGGAGGAGAACGAGATGAGCGGCTTCGGCCTCCAGGTCGCCACCTACGCGGACATCTACATGCGCCGGGTCTCGAGCTTGCTCGCGTACTCGCCGGCTCAGTTCTTCCGCTCGCCGCACGATCTGATGCCGCACGAGCTCTGA
- a CDS encoding dipeptide epimerase: MLAITQLRAEALDVGLTTPFGIAGGVQETAKNVLVSLELEDGTRGLGEAAPFPAVSGETQEQTLATLDSMRAVVVGQDARRWRRVAAQLAELAPGAPAARCAVETALLDALCRRGGLSLWTFFGGAETTLVTDLTLVTGSVDEARLAAERADRDGFATLKAKIGAATLDVDLARLDAILDAAPRARLILDANAALSADDALALVAGLGPRSSRVVLFEQPTAAGDLDGLRRVREQGRIPVAADESAKNARAVAVLARERAADVVNVKLMKSGLAEALDMVAAARAAGLGLMVGGMVETELCMTTSACFAAGLGGFSFVDLDTPLFMASRPLAGGYEQRGPRLSLAAIQAGHGVSRT, translated from the coding sequence ATGCTCGCCATCACCCAGCTTCGAGCCGAGGCCCTCGACGTCGGGCTCACGACGCCCTTCGGCATCGCCGGCGGCGTGCAGGAGACGGCGAAGAACGTGCTGGTCAGCCTGGAGCTCGAGGACGGCACCCGGGGGCTGGGCGAAGCCGCGCCGTTCCCCGCGGTGAGCGGCGAGACCCAGGAGCAGACGCTCGCGACCCTGGACAGCATGCGCGCGGTGGTGGTCGGGCAGGACGCGCGGCGCTGGCGCCGGGTCGCGGCGCAGCTCGCCGAGCTCGCGCCGGGGGCGCCGGCGGCGCGCTGCGCGGTGGAGACGGCGCTGCTCGACGCGCTCTGCCGCCGCGGCGGGCTCTCGCTCTGGACCTTCTTCGGCGGCGCGGAGACGACGCTGGTCACCGACCTCACGCTGGTCACCGGCAGCGTCGACGAAGCGCGGCTGGCGGCGGAGCGCGCCGACCGCGACGGATTTGCCACGCTCAAGGCCAAGATCGGCGCCGCCACGCTCGACGTCGATCTCGCGCGGCTGGACGCCATCCTGGACGCCGCGCCGCGCGCGCGGCTGATCCTTGACGCGAACGCGGCGCTCTCGGCCGATGACGCGCTCGCGCTGGTCGCAGGGCTCGGCCCGCGCAGCTCGCGCGTGGTGCTGTTCGAGCAGCCCACGGCCGCCGGCGACCTGGACGGCCTGCGTCGCGTGCGCGAGCAGGGACGGATCCCGGTCGCCGCGGACGAGAGCGCGAAGAACGCGCGGGCCGTGGCCGTCTTGGCCCGCGAGCGCGCGGCGGACGTGGTCAACGTCAAGCTGATGAAGAGCGGCCTCGCCGAGGCCCTCGACATGGTCGCGGCCGCGCGCGCCGCGGGCCTCGGCCTGATGGTCGGCGGCATGGTCGAGACCGAGCTCTGCATGACCACCTCCGCCTGCTTCGCCGCGGGCCTCGGCGGCTTCTCCTTCGTGGATCTGGACACCCCGCTGTTCATGGCGAGCCGTCCCCTCGCCGGGGGCTACGAGCAGCGCGGACCCCGGCTCTCCCTGGCGGCGATCCAGGCTGGGCACGGCGTGAGCAGGACTTGA